The Setaria viridis chromosome 6, Setaria_viridis_v4.0, whole genome shotgun sequence genome includes the window tttgggatggagggagtaactgaCTTTCACTCATAAAGTACTTAGAGCCTATTTGGATCCACTCTAGCAGAGCTAAAATTACGTGGCTAACTATAGCTATGGTCGATGATGGATCAATGTTCCCAACAAGCCCTTACTTCATCTGTCACACGGTGTGTATGAATAGACAGAGAAACGGATCTATATTAGTTACTGCAGAACTATTAGAATTAATGTCGATTTATATTTCcacataaaagaaaaggaagtggGAGTAAAACAAAGCTCTATAAGTAGCCGAAATTGAAAGGAGATGTATCATGAGAACTGTCGCTATTGTTAGATGTTGGTGCGGGGAAAATAAGCAATCCAGGTTAACTATGCTGCTAGATTGCTTGCTTCCGTTCTCCAGCTCCACTTAATTTAGCTAGGCCCGTTGCACTCAAGGACAAACTTATTTATTTAGGCCTAAAAATCAAGCCCAGAAATCTTTCAGCCTAGTTATAATTTGGACCCGGGAAGGCCCATTTTCTCAGAATTTTAAGATTTGATTCAAAATTGGCGCCGCTGATCTTAATTCAGCTGCTTCGCGCAGGTTCCTTGAGCTGAGCGACCAGACGCTGGCATGGATGATGGCCATCGACACGTGCTTcctcctcgacttcctggaGAGCTACCACCGCGAGGAGGTCACCGACATGGTGTCGTCGGCGACCAACTGGATCAACGCCACCGCGCGCGACGCAATGATGCTGGAGAACCAGctccccctcttcctcttctcccagGCGCTCTCGCTCCGCCACCCCGCCGAGCAGGCCGCCACCGACGCGCTGCACGCCGTGCTCGGCCGCTTCATCAGGGAGGTGTCTCCGATCAAGACCGCCGCCGAGCTGGTCGTCGCCGACGTGGCCAGGCACGCGCACATGCTCGAGCTCCTCTACCACTTCCTCGTCCCCGACGCGTCCGTCTtcgacggcgacgccgaccgcgagccgccgccgatggTGCCCGAGGAGTTCACGATCGACATGCTGGACCCGTCGCAGCAGCTCCCGGACTACGACAAGGTGAAGCAGGCGTGCGTGGCGATGTCGAGCCTGGACGTGGCGCCCGTGCGGTTCATCAAGAAGAACCTCATCTCCCGGCCGATGGGCCTGGCGTCGAGCCTCCCCGGGATGATCATGCGCAAGGTGCCGCTGCtgtcggcggtggcgccgctggTGACGAAGCTGATGTCGTCGCCGGACGTGGAGGCGCGGCTCAAGGGCGTGAACTTTGGCACCATCCTCAACTCACCGCTGGCGCAGGAGATCATGATCCCGTCGGTGTCGACGCTGGCGCGGTGGGGCGTCCGGTTCGTGCCGGCGCCGGAGGGTATCGCCGGGATCTCCTTCGACGCCGCGACAACGACGATGAGCCTGCCGATCATCACGCTGGACGCCAACACGGAGGTGGTGCTGCGGAACCTGGTGGCGTACGAGGCCGTCGCCGTGCGCGGGCCGCTGGTGCTGGCGCGGTACACGGAGCTGATGAACGGGATCATCGACACGGCCAGGGACGTGAAGATCCTCCGGCAGGGCGGCGTGGTGGTGAACCAGCTGAAGAGCGATAGGGAGGCCGCCGACATGTGGAACGGGATGTGCCGGGCGACGAGGCTCAGCAAGGTGCCACGCCTCGACGCCGCCATACGGGAGGTGAACGCGCACCggagccggcgggcggcggcgcgcgcgcagaAGCTGCTCAAGAGGTACGTGTTCAGGTCGTGGAGGATCCTGacgctgctcgccgccgtcgtgctgCTGCTCATGACGGCGATGCAGACGTTCTGCTCCGTCTACCCGTGCAAGAGCTGGTTCGGGGCAGTGTTCCAGTTGCCAGTGGCAGCAGGTGGCGAGGGGCGGTAGCCTACTTTATTTGTCGACGGTTGTAGGCAAGCTTGCAGATGAAATCGCCGGTTGCATTGCAAAGTTTTCTGAAATTTACGGTCAAACACTACAAGGGGGCAGTGTTCCAGATGCCGCAGGCCGGAGGGACCCGGAAGATTCAGTGATGATTTGGTGAGTCAGAATTGCAGGCGAAACGTGTTTGGACTCACTGTTGAGAAGTTGCCTGATTTTTTGTTCATGTATTTCTTTTGCAAGTTAAGTTGTTGCATTGTATAGAGACTGGAGTGAATGGATTTAAAAAATCTTCTTAAAAGTATTCGTACTCATACGCATTTGGGTTGCAagtttgtgaaaaaaaaaacgggCAAAGAGGTGACACTATGTTGCGAAGCACGTCATTGGACGACGAGAGGAGTAGGGGGTGGGAAGAAAATGCTAAAAaaacagagcagagcagagcatgCCGCTCGGGCGGAAGCGAAGCACTCGAGGTCCCGGAGGATAGATGGTCCGTAGAAAAATACTCCAGCGTTGTCCCCAATGGCATAGCGTCAGGTCACTGGTCAACAAAAGGCCAGAGGCCCACAACCGCCTTGGCCCCACACGACCGAGTCGGCTGCATGCAGGCATGCGCTGTGCGCTGTCTCTGCGTTCCCCCAACGCAGACAGCGACAGCCGAACAAGTCAGGGGAGCTGCAGGTTCCCCGAATCTCCAAGGCTTCACACACCGTTGAAGAACAGAAGAAGGCGGCTGCAGCATGCAGCTCGTTGACTCGCTGACCTTGAATTTAGGCGTTCacccccaaatcccaactttagcactatagattcaccatcacatcaaacttgcggtacatgcatggagtactgaatgtagacgaaatcaaaaactaattgcacaattttgttggactttgcgagatgaatcttttgagcttaattagtcaatatttggacaataattcacaaatacaaacgaaacactacaatATTGCTACATTAATTTGGACACCTCCAAGTTGGGCGCCTTATTATTGCTGGCACGGAAAGGCAGCCGCGACCCCGAGACCAACCCCTCGCCCAAGAAACGAAACCAAGCTGGCGTGCGGCGACTCCACGGCTCCTCCCCTGTAGAATGCAGCGTGAACCCGAACACAGCTCGAATTTCCGGCTTGCTTTTTGGTTAGAATCACAAACTAACTTGAGCAACCAACCCCCTCGCCCAAGAAACCAATGTGAATGCGGACTCAGGATAGTTCAAAGTCTCAATTGCTCTGCATCTGCTCTGGATCCCAAATTAACTGGGATAGGAGTATTATTTACAAACAAACCCAACAATGGCGTGCCTCAGTAAATTTGGATTCAGTGTggcgaaacaacagcgatgagGAGCGTCAGTGGCGGCACGAGCGGTAATTAATGTACAGTTACAGACAGTTCCTTCTTCAGGAAGACGAGAGAGAGGCCTACAGCTACTACATTGCGaaacgccggccggccggcgagagGGGAAGGGGAAACAAATTGAAGGAACGGAACTAACAAGTGGGACAACAAAATTGTCGCGGCGAGGATGCAGCGAGGGATCCGGAACGCGTCACTATTCAGGGCGAGGCGATCGatggctcgtcgtcggccgccgAGGATGCGGCGGAGAGGCGGCTGGGCCGCCGGCGGAACGCGTCGCCGCGGCGACGGTGCTGctgcgaggacgacggcggcgggcggacgaGGGACGCCAGCGCGCGCCTGATCTGGTcgccgccctccaccgccgcgaTGCGCACCAGCGGGTTCGCCATCGACGCGCGCCGCGGGGCGCTCAGCCTGCTCGACACCGGCGCCTGCGTATGCGTCGAAGCCGCCAACGACGCCGCCGGCTGGCCCCTGTGCAGGGCGCAGCGGAAGGACCCCGGGTGCGTCGTGGGCGAGCACGCGCACGACGGAgcccgcctccgcggcggcgctgggtgGGGAGCGGCGGACGGGGTGCCGCCCTTCGGCGGGTGAGACAAGGCGCCGCGGGCGGTGGCGAGGCTGCCGCGGCGCTGCGGGACGCgcacgggagcggcggcggcgggcggcgagggtgCTGCCACGGCGTTCGGCGGCCTCCGGGACGGCGCGGTGGCTCTCGCCATCCGTGTTCCAGACGCACGAGGGGGAGCGCGGGTGGCTTGGTCAGTGGTGGCAGCcgatttggtggtggtggtggcgtttCGGCGGTGGTGCGGCCAAACCTAGAGTCGCGGCCGTGGTGCGCATTTTATAGGGAAGTGAGGAGAGGCGACTTGGTCCAAGTCCAACCCAGGTGGCGCTGGAACTGGGCCCAGTTCGCTCTAGTTGGGCTGGGGGATGGAAGACCGTCCGGCCGGAATCTGGAAGTTGGACTAGTCTCCTTGTGGGCCTCCCGACCGCTTCATGCATGCTTGGCAGTCACTCCGTGTGCCTTCTGGCGAAGAGCAGAAACCTGATTGACATTAGCCATTTAAAATTTTAACCCAGATTACGTGACTGACTATTCATCAACGCTGGGAAGACAAAGGAGCAAACGATGCAAGCATAAAGATATATTATTTTTCCCCttttatctatttttttaaacgaaACATCAGAGCTATCCAGTGTAGAATCGACCCTGATCTCGCGTCCTGATCGGGAGCGCACAACCAACTTATAGTTGCGGGTCCCCGTCACGCAGTGCTATAAATAGAAGGTGGGGGCCAGGGGCACACACGCCAAGGTTCGCCGTGCCCACCAGACCCACCGACAAAACCTTAGACCCGATCACCCTAGCGCTAAAGTGAcgggaagcaccgccgccacttcgctgtgtcgccgccgccctcgccgtcaACGCCGCCGTCATCACCATGACGAGCTCATCCTCCAAGCCCAATGGTGGTGCCGCTActatctctcctctctctctccctcttcctctcggTTGTTCCTGTTTAAACCTAGGACCTTGATTTTAACCAAAGAATGAAGTTGATTACCCACTAGATTTACACCTAGAGATCCTAGATATTATCATCCAGGAGTATATTAAAATGGAGGAGATAGCACAAAAGGTCAAAAAAACAAGTTTAATCAATTTACAGGCCGAAAACGAgcagcaaaagaaaaatcacATTTTACCGACTAGGCCAGCCAGGTGCTTAGCTCCATCCAACCGATATCTCATACTTGATCCTTTTTAATGACCACGAATGAAGGTGCCTTCTAAACAATCGAAGATGTGCGCATTGCGTTCCTAAGCTGAGAACAATTCCACACCTCCCAACAAGTTAGGAATGGTCGTTAGGTGGAATAGTCAGAACACAACAGCACCTCAGAAAGAGCCCTGAAAAAGAAAACCCGCAAGACAAAAAAATGCAGACAGCTATAGAGAAAAACAGATAAAAGATCGTGAGGATCTACGtgcaatacaagcaaacaacacagAGAGCCGTCAGTAAGGAATGGCAAGCGAATAAATTATAGCTGACAACGTTTAACCAAAATATATCATCGGTGGCGGATCTAGGATTTGAAGGTGAGGGACTTATTtttcccctttctctttttctttctcctcattttcttcttcctcctcttcatccgtgGCTGAAATTTTTAGGGGAGCTCCATGAACTACCCCGGGGTTGGGgtggggtgtgtgtgtggggggggggggggggctagcTCAGCCCCCAGAGTAGGATTCAATTTCACACATGGATTACATGTGAATCACGGGGGGCTCATATGCCCCCTACTCTCCCATAATCTATGTCAACTAGAAGTATTTGATGCATGGAACCCTATATTATTACCACATGATGTGAGGTGACATGATGTCTCCCACTTGCGCTCTCATCCTCAGTTGATGTTATATCGTAGTCTTCAAGAGACTCGCGTACTTACTCTTCTCTCGTCTTGAACTTACTCTTCTT containing:
- the LOC117860147 gene encoding putative UPF0481 protein At3g02645 codes for the protein MSLSELQARARFVQTSASNAGVNFDEERWLKRVRQSLEREAAEALGAAAKVFDVPRVLRATRPEAYLPQHFALGPYHCNRPELRDMERYKLAAAKRAEKLFAEGRKFDDLVQRLLEAQDKMRAPYHRFLELSDQTLAWMMAIDTCFLLDFLESYHREEVTDMVSSATNWINATARDAMMLENQLPLFLFSQALSLRHPAEQAATDALHAVLGRFIREVSPIKTAAELVVADVARHAHMLELLYHFLVPDASVFDGDADREPPPMVPEEFTIDMLDPSQQLPDYDKVKQACVAMSSLDVAPVRFIKKNLISRPMGLASSLPGMIMRKVPLLSAVAPLVTKLMSSPDVEARLKGVNFGTILNSPLAQEIMIPSVSTLARWGVRFVPAPEGIAGISFDAATTTMSLPIITLDANTEVVLRNLVAYEAVAVRGPLVLARYTELMNGIIDTARDVKILRQGGVVVNQLKSDREAADMWNGMCRATRLSKVPRLDAAIREVNAHRSRRAAARAQKLLKRYVFRSWRILTLLAAVVLLLMTAMQTFCSVYPCKSWFGAVFQLPVAAGGEGR
- the LOC117860795 gene encoding uncharacterized protein, producing MARATAPSRRPPNAVAAPSPPAAAAPVRVPQRRGSLATARGALSHPPKGGTPSAAPHPAPPRRRAPSCACSPTTHPGSFRCALHRGQPAASLAASTHTQAPVSSRLSAPRRASMANPLVRIAAVEGGDQIRRALASLVRPPPSSSQQHRRRGDAFRRRPSRLSAASSAADDEPSIASP